A stretch of DNA from Chlorogloeopsis sp. ULAP01:
GCACAATTGCAACTGCCAAGCCATTTTGTGATGCTATCGGTATGGATATGCAGTTGCGTGATGGACTTAGAGAAGGTAGTTACGGCTGTTGGGAAACTAAGAGTAAATCGTTTGCCCAAGAGAATTACGCCCAAAACTATATCAAATGGTTGACAGAACCCGCTTGGAATGCACCACTAGGTGGAGAAACTGCGGTAGATATTGCTAACCGTTCTATGCCTGTAATTGCTGAAATTCAAGAAAAACATCCCCAAGGTAATGTTTTAGTAGTTTCCCATAAAGCCACGATTCGGATTATGCTTTGCAGTTTACTGGGAATTGATTTAGGACGCTATCGCTATCGGGTGAATATTTTGGTCGCGTCGGTAAGTATGGTGAAATTTGACGTTAACGGCCCAAAGTTAGAAATATTAGGCGATCGCCATCATATACCCGATCAT
This window harbors:
- a CDS encoding histidine phosphatase family protein, with the protein product MTLNLYLLRHGETTFSQSGNFCGETDAELTTEGMQMAESFAGVYQKLKWQAVYVSPMKRTIATAKPFCDAIGMDMQLRDGLREGSYGCWETKSKSFAQENYAQNYIKWLTEPAWNAPLGGETAVDIANRSMPVIAEIQEKHPQGNVLVVSHKATIRIMLCSLLGIDLGRYRYRVNILVASVSMVKFDVNGPKLEILGDRHHIPDHLRSRPGT